From one bacterium genomic stretch:
- a CDS encoding DUF4340 domain-containing protein, producing MNPRVTMILAVVVAAIAAYIFAVDRPQAQRAEQAKHLIQFQKSEITGVSLMTSKGTVALARRDATHWDITQPYSTPAASFSVSDLLDAVTGIVPQRTLGAVGQDAAAYGLNAPDVKMTLRATGGKTVTVELGKASPVGTAIYARLDPGAVYLLDAAVKDSLSKSAADLRQKTLADFANADVQQVRIASADSTLVVDRTGPDRWRIEGAGAPHAHPAWPADDFKVTDMFFPLTTSEAKRFHDGVTDLRPYGLDHPAVTMDLALKGHPEPLRILVAPGGKVAYGMIAGAHTVLELDPTIVGKVAPAAITLLSTRVLPYNPADLTTFTWRRNGQSLEVHRQGPGFTGGRLSDQDVSDMFSAMNLLDADSVRAVAASPQAAPAFEIRTDGGTDARFAVRFYPQPKGGWLVTDQALGLEYVVAANALDALPTSIKTFLGLPAQPGAPSSGGHGPAVTHPGATPPPAGTPHKP from the coding sequence GTGAACCCACGCGTCACGATGATCCTTGCCGTGGTGGTCGCCGCGATCGCAGCGTACATCTTTGCCGTGGACCGGCCGCAGGCGCAGCGCGCGGAACAGGCCAAACACCTCATCCAGTTCCAGAAGAGCGAGATCACCGGTGTGTCGCTCATGACGTCCAAAGGCACCGTCGCGTTGGCCCGGCGGGACGCGACCCACTGGGATATCACGCAACCGTACAGCACGCCTGCGGCGTCGTTCTCGGTGAGCGACCTGTTGGACGCGGTGACCGGCATCGTCCCGCAGCGAACGCTCGGTGCCGTCGGACAGGATGCCGCCGCGTACGGGCTAAACGCGCCGGACGTCAAGATGACGCTGCGCGCTACGGGCGGGAAGACCGTGACGGTGGAGTTGGGCAAGGCCTCCCCGGTGGGGACGGCGATCTACGCCCGGCTTGACCCGGGCGCGGTCTACTTGCTGGATGCGGCGGTCAAGGATTCCCTGTCCAAGTCCGCGGCGGACCTGCGCCAGAAGACGCTCGCCGACTTCGCGAACGCAGACGTCCAGCAGGTCCGCATCGCGTCGGCCGACTCGACGCTGGTCGTGGATCGCACGGGTCCCGATCGGTGGCGGATCGAGGGCGCCGGGGCGCCGCATGCGCATCCTGCCTGGCCCGCGGACGACTTCAAGGTGACGGACATGTTCTTCCCGCTGACGACCTCAGAGGCGAAACGGTTCCACGACGGGGTGACCGACCTCCGTCCGTACGGGCTGGATCACCCCGCCGTTACGATGGATCTTGCGCTGAAGGGACACCCGGAGCCGCTTCGGATCCTGGTCGCGCCGGGTGGGAAAGTCGCCTACGGCATGATCGCGGGCGCCCACACGGTGCTTGAGCTCGACCCCACGATTGTGGGCAAAGTGGCGCCCGCGGCGATCACGCTTCTCAGCACGCGCGTGCTCCCGTACAATCCGGCGGATCTCACGACGTTCACGTGGCGGCGGAACGGGCAATCGCTCGAGGTCCACCGCCAGGGGCCCGGGTTCACGGGCGGCCGGTTGAGCGACCAAGACGTCTCGGATATGTTCTCCGCCATGAACCTGCTTGACGCCGACTCGGTTCGGGCGGTCGCCGCGTCTCCCCAGGCCGCGCCGGCGTTCGAGATCAGGACCGACGGAGGTACGGACGCGCGCTTTGCGGTCCGGTTCTATCCGCAACCCAAAGGCGGGTGGCTCGTCACCGATCAGGCGTTGGGCTTGGAGTACGTCGTGGCCGCCAACGCCCTCGACGCGCTCCCGACGTCGATCAAGACGTTTCTCGGGTTGCCGGCTCAACCCGGCGCGCCGAGCTCGGGAGGACACGGCCCCGCGGTGACGCACCCGGGCGCCACCCCGCCGCCGGCGGGCACACCCCACAAGCCGTAG
- a CDS encoding phosphodiester glycosidase family protein codes for MRSNIPRRRITGFCVACLLVLVLIVPSVFAVSPPNLWPTVLAAASLDLPVASGVQYHHTTLATADGPLEVHQMQVDLSNPTVRLGVGLARDRLMSDDEPVSSMALRTGAIAGVNADYFDIHQSGIPLNIVLQNGQLLRSPWRWVALVVDKDGAARIVRYRWTGTLVLPETGETRPLEGYNTGLIPNGIVLMSNIRGYGVPPPDPGARQMVVELTPPDETGRSFVKQVWPQQAFYAPFPNNDVILVGLGAGADWLGRLNAGSPVQLNLTTDPDWHDAEVAIGGGPVLVQNGQVVEDPDAPSPKERDYRYPVSAVGIGPDGHTLTFVEVDGRQPALSIGVTRPQLADYMRRIGAAQAMAFDSGGSATMVVRLPGAPAPTVVNSPSDGTERPVADAVLIYSSAVPGAPARLLVNGGRPLDLFAGTTAALSLIGVDAQGNPTALTDPVEATTSPANLVTVGGDVNAAVTAGPSAGTGTLTVQSGQAAGSIPVTVVTRLSKLVVSPASANVAPGAGAQFTMQAQGAAGRAVILSGGIASWSVTPGRLGRISPSGVFVAGDAAGAGTITVQAGGAVGRARVTIGSTAKYLTEFDRGEWTFRGYPNTVTGSVALVTDPGHDGHPSAKLTFGLDGTGTRAAYLLSQVPLPGAPSGITLWVYGDGSGVWLRGAFDQANGDRGTVTLARHVDWTGWRSITVQLPAGLAFPIAWATFYVVETDPSRTPHGIIYLSSPRVIYPTGDAG; via the coding sequence ATGAGGTCGAACATTCCTCGCCGCCGAATCACCGGGTTTTGCGTCGCGTGCCTTCTGGTCCTCGTGCTCATCGTTCCGTCCGTGTTCGCCGTCTCGCCGCCGAATCTGTGGCCCACGGTGCTCGCGGCCGCGAGCCTCGACCTCCCCGTCGCATCGGGAGTCCAGTACCATCACACCACACTCGCCACGGCCGACGGCCCGCTCGAGGTGCATCAGATGCAGGTGGATCTGAGCAACCCCACCGTTCGGCTGGGGGTGGGACTCGCCAGGGATCGTCTGATGAGCGACGACGAGCCAGTGTCCTCGATGGCGCTCCGCACCGGGGCGATCGCGGGCGTCAACGCGGACTACTTTGACATTCACCAGTCCGGCATTCCGCTCAACATCGTGCTGCAAAACGGGCAGCTGCTGCGCAGCCCGTGGCGGTGGGTGGCGCTCGTCGTCGATAAGGACGGCGCCGCCCGGATCGTTCGCTACCGTTGGACGGGTACGCTGGTGCTCCCCGAGACGGGAGAGACGCGTCCGCTCGAAGGCTACAACACCGGACTGATTCCGAACGGAATCGTGCTGATGTCCAACATCCGGGGGTACGGCGTGCCACCGCCGGATCCGGGCGCGCGTCAGATGGTCGTCGAGCTGACGCCTCCCGACGAGACGGGGCGGTCCTTCGTGAAGCAGGTGTGGCCGCAACAGGCGTTCTACGCGCCGTTCCCCAACAACGATGTCATCCTCGTGGGCCTCGGCGCGGGGGCGGACTGGCTGGGTCGGCTCAACGCGGGCAGCCCGGTGCAACTCAACCTGACGACCGACCCGGACTGGCACGACGCAGAGGTCGCGATCGGGGGCGGCCCTGTGCTGGTGCAGAACGGACAGGTCGTCGAGGATCCCGACGCCCCCTCGCCAAAGGAGCGGGATTATCGGTACCCTGTGAGCGCCGTGGGGATCGGACCGGACGGACACACGCTCACGTTCGTCGAGGTTGACGGCCGACAGCCGGCGCTCAGCATCGGGGTCACCCGGCCGCAACTCGCGGACTACATGCGGCGTATCGGCGCGGCTCAGGCGATGGCGTTCGACAGCGGCGGGTCCGCGACGATGGTGGTGCGCCTGCCGGGCGCTCCGGCCCCGACCGTGGTGAACTCACCGTCGGACGGCACGGAACGTCCGGTCGCCGACGCCGTCCTCATCTACAGTTCGGCCGTGCCCGGCGCGCCGGCGCGGCTGCTCGTGAACGGAGGGCGGCCGCTCGACCTGTTTGCGGGTACCACCGCAGCGCTGTCGTTGATCGGCGTCGATGCGCAGGGGAATCCGACCGCGCTGACCGATCCTGTTGAGGCGACGACCTCGCCGGCCAATCTTGTTACCGTTGGCGGCGACGTGAACGCCGCCGTGACCGCCGGACCGTCCGCGGGGACCGGGACGCTCACGGTCCAGAGCGGGCAGGCGGCCGGCTCGATCCCGGTCACGGTGGTCACGCGGCTGAGCAAACTCGTGGTGAGCCCCGCGTCGGCGAACGTGGCGCCGGGCGCCGGCGCCCAGTTTACGATGCAGGCGCAGGGTGCCGCCGGGCGGGCGGTGATCCTGTCCGGCGGCATCGCTTCGTGGAGCGTGACCCCAGGCCGGCTGGGCAGGATCTCGCCGTCGGGCGTGTTTGTCGCCGGCGACGCGGCCGGCGCCGGCACGATCACGGTGCAGGCGGGGGGCGCGGTCGGTCGAGCCCGGGTGACGATCGGCAGCACGGCGAAATATCTCACCGAGTTTGATCGCGGTGAGTGGACGTTTCGCGGCTACCCCAATACCGTGACCGGTTCGGTGGCGCTCGTGACCGATCCGGGACACGACGGCCACCCGTCTGCGAAGCTGACCTTCGGTCTCGACGGCACGGGAACGCGCGCGGCGTATCTGCTCTCTCAGGTGCCGCTTCCCGGTGCTCCGTCGGGGATCACGCTGTGGGTCTACGGGGACGGCAGCGGGGTCTGGTTGCGCGGCGCGTTCGACCAGGCAAACGGTGATCGCGGCACGGTGACCCTGGCGCGGCACGTGGACTGGACCGGGTGGCGGTCCATCACCGTGCAGCTTCCCGCGGGCCTGGCATTCCCCATCGCGTGGGCGACGTTCTACGTCGTGGAGACCGATCCGTCGCGAACGCCCCACGGGATCATCTATCTCAGCAGTCCGCGCGTGATCTATCCGACCGGTGACGCGGGGTAG
- a CDS encoding transglycosylase SLT domain-containing protein produces MRSLLSLMLAAVLLVGAPAPGLPQPPPTLAAAVTAYSGGDLPGARAMLTSLAQDPGADGGRASYLLGVVDLATTQYADAEASFDRAGQALPVLADCALYYQSLAALDAGQYGPAAQRFQELLVRFPQSTLRGLALFQRAESLRGQGSPDAPDAYHVYLEAFGAGQHAAQAWYEMGTTLESQNRWADAAQAYRRVLWVFPDASYARSAYLRLRTLASAHVLPPDATPPVAVYQRGANDFAAGRMGAARAELMQALHMPGGWIVADGALYTLGVIAYQAQRLDEATAAFQQDVALKQMHADDSLYYLVRIALTRGRDADALATARLLARTYPRSSLAPRGLYAVAAAREDRGTGGPAVALFREAASRFPGTRWGDRALWEAGWIQYRLRAWQDALAAWRQLANTAGDTEMAPAGSYWAARAAAAAGDGAGASDAYRQTAAKFGDSFYGQMAAAQIGVPLRVPIAQPMADLPPGELATLDRFRELDALAQTADATRELEAAAAQAPPADRAAVTLVLGQYYERQQQVARGILAAEQAQALYAGTPGAGMPLALWEALYPQAAWQTITQAAGRTGTDPYLVAGVMREESRFDPSAVSPAGAYGLMQLMPGTAKSAARTVGVAPPDLGKLTDAQTNVLLGAVVLAELLKQFGRADLAVAAYNAGPEAVKRWQGQRAAADAATFDETIPYPETRAYVKVVLQSAAMYRWLYRDGHPAPP; encoded by the coding sequence GTGAGAAGTCTGCTGAGCCTCATGCTTGCGGCGGTGCTGCTCGTCGGCGCGCCCGCGCCGGGGCTGCCTCAGCCGCCGCCAACGCTTGCGGCGGCGGTCACCGCCTACTCGGGCGGTGATCTTCCCGGCGCACGTGCCATGCTCACGTCGCTGGCGCAGGATCCCGGCGCCGATGGCGGACGGGCGTCGTATCTCCTTGGTGTCGTGGATCTCGCGACCACTCAGTACGCGGACGCCGAGGCGTCCTTCGATCGGGCGGGACAGGCGCTTCCGGTCCTCGCCGACTGCGCCTTGTACTATCAGTCTCTTGCCGCGCTCGACGCGGGCCAGTATGGACCGGCCGCCCAGCGATTTCAGGAGCTCCTCGTGCGCTTTCCACAGAGCACGCTCCGGGGGCTCGCGCTGTTCCAACGCGCGGAGAGTCTGAGGGGGCAGGGCTCACCCGACGCCCCCGATGCCTACCACGTTTACCTCGAAGCGTTTGGGGCAGGACAACATGCCGCCCAAGCATGGTACGAAATGGGGACGACGCTCGAGAGCCAGAACCGGTGGGCGGACGCGGCGCAGGCGTACCGCCGCGTGCTGTGGGTATTCCCCGACGCTAGCTACGCGCGGTCGGCGTACCTGCGGCTTCGCACACTCGCCTCTGCGCACGTGCTGCCGCCCGACGCGACCCCTCCCGTGGCCGTGTATCAGCGAGGGGCGAACGACTTCGCGGCCGGGAGGATGGGGGCCGCGCGCGCCGAGCTGATGCAGGCGCTCCACATGCCCGGCGGGTGGATCGTCGCAGACGGCGCGCTCTACACGCTTGGCGTGATCGCGTACCAGGCGCAACGGCTCGACGAGGCGACCGCGGCGTTTCAGCAGGACGTGGCGCTCAAGCAGATGCACGCGGACGACTCGCTGTACTATCTCGTGCGCATCGCGCTGACACGGGGCCGGGACGCCGATGCGCTCGCAACCGCGCGGCTACTCGCGCGGACGTACCCGCGGTCGTCGCTGGCGCCGCGAGGGCTGTACGCGGTCGCCGCGGCCCGCGAGGACCGCGGCACCGGGGGGCCCGCGGTGGCGCTGTTCCGTGAGGCGGCCAGCCGATTCCCCGGGACGCGCTGGGGCGATCGAGCGCTGTGGGAGGCCGGGTGGATTCAGTACCGGCTGCGCGCATGGCAGGACGCGCTCGCCGCCTGGCGTCAGCTCGCGAACACGGCCGGTGACACGGAGATGGCGCCCGCCGGATCGTATTGGGCGGCCCGCGCGGCGGCTGCGGCCGGAGACGGCGCCGGCGCGTCCGACGCATACCGCCAGACGGCGGCGAAGTTTGGGGACAGTTTCTACGGTCAGATGGCTGCTGCCCAGATCGGTGTGCCGCTGCGCGTCCCGATCGCGCAACCCATGGCGGATTTGCCTCCCGGCGAGCTCGCAACGCTGGATCGATTCCGGGAACTGGATGCGCTCGCGCAGACGGCCGACGCGACCCGGGAGCTGGAAGCGGCGGCGGCCCAGGCGCCGCCTGCGGATCGAGCCGCCGTGACGCTGGTGCTGGGTCAGTATTACGAGCGTCAACAGCAAGTCGCCCGGGGGATCCTCGCCGCCGAGCAGGCGCAGGCGTTGTACGCTGGAACGCCCGGCGCTGGCATGCCGCTCGCGCTGTGGGAGGCGTTATATCCCCAAGCGGCCTGGCAGACGATCACCCAGGCGGCGGGACGCACGGGGACGGATCCGTACTTGGTTGCGGGTGTGATGCGTGAGGAGAGCCGGTTCGATCCGAGCGCGGTGTCGCCCGCGGGCGCCTATGGACTGATGCAGCTCATGCCGGGGACGGCCAAGAGCGCCGCGCGCACCGTCGGCGTGGCCCCACCCGACCTTGGAAAGTTGACGGATGCGCAGACCAACGTGCTGTTGGGCGCCGTCGTGCTCGCGGAACTGCTCAAGCAGTTCGGACGCGCGGATCTGGCCGTGGCCGCCTACAACGCCGGGCCGGAGGCGGTCAAACGGTGGCAGGGGCAACGCGCCGCGGCGGATGCCGCAACCTTCGACGAGACGATCCCGTACCCGGAGACCCGTGCGTACGTCAAGGTGGTCCTGCAATCGGCGGCGATGTATCGCTGGCTCTACCGGGATGGGCATCCGGCCCCGCCATAA